GCCGGGCGGGCCGGGTCGGCGAGGGTCAGCGCGGGGGCGTCGGTGAGCGGGGGGCCCAGGGTGACGGTCATCGGGGTCAGCTCCTTCGCAGACGCGGGTCGACCAGCAGGTACGCCAGGTCGGCGGCGGTGTTGACGACGACGTAGACGGCGGCCGAGAGGGTGACCACGGCCAGCACCACCGGCATGTCCCTGGTGGAGACGGCCGTGAGGGTGACCTGGCCGAGGCCGGGCCGTCCGAAGACCTGTTCGACGATGACGGCGCCGCCGAGCAGGATGCCGAAGAGCCAGCCGGCCAGGGTGACGGCCGGCAGCAGCGCGTGGCGCAGCGCGTGGCGGACCAGCACCGCGCGTTCCCGGACACCCCGGGATCGGGCGGTGAGCACGAACGGCTCGTCGAGAGCGCGGTCGAGCCCGTCGCGGAGCACCTGAGCCAGCAGCCCGGCGATGGGCAGCGCGAGGGTGACGGCGGGTAGCACCAGCGCGGCGATCCCCTGGTCGCCGGAGACCGGGAAGAACCCGAACCGGAACGACAGCACACTGAGCAGCACGAGCCCGATCAGGAACGGCGGGGTGGAGACCAGCAGCAGTTCGGCTCCGGAGCTGGCCCGGCGCAGAAACGGCCGCCGGTCCCCGGCCGTGGCCACGGCGATGAGCAGTGCGAGCAGCACCCCGAGCCCGGCGGCGGCGACCGCGAGGGCGAGGGTGGGGGCGAGTTGTTCGCCGATCACCTCCGCGACCGGGCGTTGCAGCAGGTAGGAGCGACCCAGGTCGCCGCCGGCGAGCCGTCGGAGGTAGTCGACGTACTGCACGAGGGCCGGCCGGTCCAGACCCCACTCGGTGACGATGTCGGCGCGGATCTGCGGGGTGTCCGCGCCGTCGCCAATGATGTTGTCCACGGTGTCGCCGGGGGCGGCCAGCAGCGCCAGGTAGGCGGCGGTGGCCGCGACCCAGAGGACGACCAGGCCGGCGCCGAGCCGGCGGGCCACGACACGAACGGGTGGGCGGCTCATGTCACTTGCCGATCCACAGGTCGTACGCGCTGGCGGGCACCCCGGCGGTGGGCTCGAAACGAACCCCGCCGACGCCGACGCTGGCGGCGATCTGGTCGGCCGGGGCGTAGAGCGGCAGCACCAGGGCCTGCTCGGCGACGACCTGTTGCTGCAGGTCGGCGTAGATGCCGGCACGCTTCGTCGGTTCGGCGGTGGCCTGACCGGATTCCAGGAGCTGGTCGATCCGCGGGTCGTTGACCTGGGTGCGGTTGATGCCGCCCTTCGAGTGCAGCAGCAGGTTCAGTGCGGCACCGGCGTCGGTGTCCGCACGAGAGTTGTCGAAGACCTCGTACTCGTTGCGCTGCAACGCCTCCGTGGCGGTGCCCTGGTCGACCAGCGAGACCTTCAGATCGATGCCGGCGCTCTGCTTGACGGCGGCCTGGACGGCCTGGGCAAGGACGTCGCGGCGGTCGCGGACGAAGGGTGCCGACTGCACGAGCCGTACGGTGAGCCGCTTGCCGCCCTTCACCCGGTAGCCGTCGGCGTCCCGGGAGGCCCAGCCGGCCTGGTCGAGC
The window above is part of the Micromonospora sp. LH3U1 genome. Proteins encoded here:
- a CDS encoding ABC transporter permease; the protein is MSRPPVRVVARRLGAGLVVLWVAATAAYLALLAAPGDTVDNIIGDGADTPQIRADIVTEWGLDRPALVQYVDYLRRLAGGDLGRSYLLQRPVAEVIGEQLAPTLALAVAAAGLGVLLALLIAVATAGDRRPFLRRASSGAELLLVSTPPFLIGLVLLSVLSFRFGFFPVSGDQGIAALVLPAVTLALPIAGLLAQVLRDGLDRALDEPFVLTARSRGVRERAVLVRHALRHALLPAVTLAGWLFGILLGGAVIVEQVFGRPGLGQVTLTAVSTRDMPVVLAVVTLSAAVYVVVNTAADLAYLLVDPRLRRS